The segment GACCCAACGCAGTCCTTTGACCAACTTAGAAAACCAGCTACTTAAGCTGGTGGCAGATGGCTTGTCCAATAAGGAAATCGCCAGCCATCTCTACCTGTCTGACGGGACAGTCCGCAACTACATGACCTCTATCCTGTCCAAGCTAGGTGCCGAAAACCGAACCGCCGCTGTTAAGATTGCACAGGAAAAGGGTTGGTTAGTATAAACGAATGAGATTGGGGAGAACCCAATCTTTTTTGATGAATGCAGGGAAACAGCGCTTGAGTTTTTATATTGAAAAACTTTGGATATTTTGCTAAAATTTACTATATGAAACGACTATACGATGTGCAACAGTTGCTAAAACGCTTTGGGATTATCATCTATATGGGCAATCGTCTCTATGACATCGAGATGATGCAGATAGAGCTCAATCGCGTTTATCAGGCTGGTCTTCTGGATAGGTTGGACTACATGGAGGCCGAATTGGTCTTGCGACGTGAACATCGTTTGGAATTAGAGTATCAGAAATCAAGGGAGAATGAGTGATGGAAACATTTTGGGTATTTTTAGTATTTTTGGCAGTATTGGGAGCCTGGATGGGTTTTAATTACTGGAGATTGCGCCGTGCGGCGACGGTGATTGATAATGCAGAATTTGCAGAAAAGATACACGGAGGTCAGTTGATTGACCTGCGAGACCCGAGTGAGTTTAATCGTAAGCATATCTTAGGTGCTAGAAATATTCCTTACCAGCAATTGCGCCAGTCTACAGCTGCTTTGCGTAAGGACAGACCTGTCTTAATCTATGAGAATGATTGTGGTCAGTTGGTAACGCCTGCAGCCTTTCATCTGAAGAAACAGGGCTTTAACGAAATCTATATTTTAAGCTATGGTCTAAACGGATGGAATGGTAAGGTAAAAACGACTAAGTAGCATTGTCAGTAGGCTAGAGTATTTTCTTATGCAATAAGACGGATAAGGGCAAAAATATGGAAAAGAAATTTGAAAAGTTGTCATTGGCAGAAATTGGCATTATTTCTTTTATGGGACTTATTTTATTGATTAGCTTAGGCGCTAGTTGGTATAAAAATGCTCAAAGCGAAACAAGCGATACAAAGACAGTACAGCAAGTGCCCAATCAGAAAAAAACGGTTGATACATTATTTCAGGATGCTGAGAATGCTGTCATTGTATTAGAAGGAACACATACTGAAGAGAAACTTGCAGAGGCACAATCTGCAGTAAACAAGGTTACGGATGCGACTAAAAAAGCAGCATTACAGAAACGGATTGACCAAGTAAAAGAGCTAGTGGGACAGCAGACAGATGCTCAAACACAGGCTAAGCTAAAAGCGGAGTTGGTCAGGGCGGAAGCAGCCCAAAAAGTAGCTGATGAGAAAAAAGTATCTGAAACAGGGACTAGTCAGTCAACGGACCTTGCTGAAGCTAGTGAGACCTCACAAGAATCCTATGTAGTGCCTAATCAAAATATATATGGAAATCAAAGTGTGAGTTCAACAAGCCAGTATACAAGCAGCGTGGCGTCAACTAGTACAAGTACTTCAGTCCCTCCGACTAGTGAAGGAGCACCTGTGGTAGAAACTCCAACAGTTTCTGAAACCCCGGCGGAAACGACGGATTCAACAACTAGCCTGGTTGAGTCAGTGGAAACAGTTCCAACAGCTGACGAGAGTTCACCAGATAATCCGTAGGTTTTTTAGCTACTGGGTGTATTAGCATACTGGAAAAAATAGCTATTTGTATTTCAACACCAATTTTTTCTTGTAACGATCTAGTTTAAATACATACGATAAGAGTGAGGAATTTCGCGTAAAACAGAATTTTCTTGCTTTTTATTTTTAGTATTTTATTGAATAGTGCGAGAATGATTTCCTGCTATAGCGGTTGAGAGCATATTTGATAGGAGGATGAAAAAGTTGGTGCAAAAAGGAAAGTAGGAAGTGCACTTGGTTTCAGCAACGAGCTTCATTTTTTGCTATAATATACCTTATGAGAATTGTATCGGGAAGCTATGGTGGAAGACCACTGAAAACGTTAGATGGAAAAACAACCAGACCGACATCGGATAAGGTCCGTGGAGCCATGTTCAATATGATTGGTCCCTATTTTGAGGGTGGTAGAGTTCTTGACTTGTACGCCGGCAGTGGTGGTTTATCTATCGAGGCTATATCTCGTGGCATGGAGTCAGCAGTTCTGGTTGAGCGAGATCGACGAGCACAAGCCATTATCCGTGAAAATATTGCAATGACTAAGGAAGCAGATAAATTTCAGCTTCTAGCAATGGAAGCTAGACAGGCTTTGAACAGTGTGGAAGGGCCTTTCGACCTGGTATTCTTGGACCCTCCTTATGCAGAGCAGGAAATTGAAGATGTGATAACAGAACTTTGTCGCCGTGACTTACTAGCAGATGATGTTATGGTAGTCTGCGAAACGGATAAGGCGGTCTCTCTTCCGGAGGAAATAGCAGAGCTGGGGATATGGAAAGAGAAATTCTACGGAATTAGTAAGGTAACAGTATATGTCAGATAAGATTGGATTGTTTACGGGCTCATTTGACCCCATTACCAATGGACACTTGGACTTAATTGAACGAGCGAGTGGACTATTTGATAAATTATATGTGGGAGTTTTTACCAATCCTAAAAAGGCAGGACTCTTGACAGGTTTGGAGAGAAAAGCCATTTTGGAGAAGCTTTTTGTAGGAATGGAGAATATCGAGGTCGTTCTGTCTGAAAATGAATTGGTAGTCGATGTAGCTAAGCGCTATGGAGTAACACATTTGGTCCGAGGATTGCGTAATGCGACCGATTTGGAATACGAGTCAAGTTTTGATTTTTACAATCGTCAGTTGGCGCCAGATTTGGAAACTATTTATTTAATCGCCAAGCCAGAGCTTAAGTTCGTATCATCCAGCCAGGTTCGAGAATTGCTGTATTTCAAACAGGACATAGGTCCTTATGTTCCAGAAATTGTTAGTGAGGAGATTAGAAAGAATGAAGAAAAATAGGAAGTTAACCTTAATTGCATCTATTGTTTTAGGAACTCTTTTGATTTGGTTTGCCGTTTTTGTTCGTCTGCCTTATTATTTGGAAAGTCCAGGTGGAGCTGCCGATATTCGTCAGGTACTAACGGTGAACAATCAAATAGACCAAGAGGATGGCTCTTACAACTTCACCTATGTATCAGTCCAACAAGCCACAGCTTTACAACTATTCGCTGCTCAGTTTGATCCCTATACGACAATTCGTTCCTCTGAAGAGATGACAGGAGGGGCCGACAATGAAGAGTATTTTCGTATAGCACAGTTTTACATGGAGACATCGCAAAATATGGCGAAGTACCAAGGTTTGACCTTGGCAGGAAAAGAAGTCAATCTTGATTTCTTTGGTGTCTATGTACTTGCCTTGGCGGATGATTCGACCTTTAAAAAAGTTCTTAATATTGCTGACACTGTTGTGAGTATCAATGGAAAAACATTTGAGTCTTCTCCTGATTTGATAAAATATGTGAGTGGCTTGGAACTTGGAAGTGATGTGACAGTTGGTTATATTAGCGCCGGTCAGGAAAAATCTGCGGACGGTAAGATTATCAAATTGTCTAATGGCAAAAACGGAATAGGCATTACTCTCGTAGATCATACAGAGGTTCAAAGTTCGATTCCGATTGATTTCCAAACGGGAGATATTGGTGGTCCAAGTGCTGGTCTGATGTTTACACTTGCCATCTATACTCAACTCGCAGAGCCTGACTTACGTGATGGTCGAATTATTGCTGGTACGGGGACTATCGAGCAGGATGGAAAAGTAGGTGACATTGGTGGGGCTGATAAGAAGGTTATTTCGGCAGCTAAGTCAGGTGCAAGTATCTTTTTTGTACCAAATAATCCAGTTGATGTGGAAGTTTTGAAGGAAGATCCAAAGGCTAAAACCAACTATGAGGAAGCTAAAGAAGCTGCGGAGAAAGCAGGGTTGGATATTGAGGTAGTTCCTGTAAAAACTGTTCAAGAGGCTATTGATTATTTGAAGAAAACGAAGGGCGAGTAAATCGTCCTTTTTTGCTAGAGAATAATATTATAATTGTCAGAAATTTCTCCTAAATGGTAAAGTAGAAGAATTTCCAGATAAATCGTGTTATAATAATAAGGTTAAGTGTGAGAATTTAGATTCTGACCAGATAGATTATTAATCAAATGATTTTTACGTATGAAGATTTTATAAGATAGGAGGACAAATGAAAAAAGAAATTTCACCTGAAATGTATAACTATAATAAATACCCTGGTCCGAGTTTTGCTCGTGTCGGAGATAAGGTTGTATCTGAAAATATTGAATTGGACCTTTTGGAAGATTACAAGAATGCTTTTGACCAGACGATTTTTGGTCAACGTTTTTCACAACTCATGCTCAAATTTGATTATATTGTGGGAGATTGGGGCAATGAGCAGCTGAGATTAAGGGGATTCTATACAGACGATAAAAATGTTAAATCAGACTTAAAAATCAGCCGCTTGGACGACTATTTGACGGAGTATTGTAATTTTGGTTGTGCTTATTTCGTCTTAGCCAATCCGAATCCACAAGACTTGCCTGCTGAGGAGGAGGATAGACCGCGTCGGAAGCGGAGTCGTTCTCGCAATCGGAACAGAAATCAGCAACGGACGGAGCCTATTGCGCCAAAAGAAAACAAAAGTAATCGCAATGACCGTCAGAAAAAAGGGAAGCAGCAAAACAAACAGTCGGAACAGCGTCATTTTACTATGAAGAATGCTGGTGTTAAGGCGAGTCAAACAGAGCGTTCTCAAAAACGTGAGCGTAAGCAGAGCAAGCGTGAGATGAATGAAGTGAAGCGTAACTTTGTTATCCGCCAGAAATAGGGAGAAATATGAAACCATCAATTTATGCATTTAGTCAAGCCAATCTGGTTGATTGGATTTTAGAAAACGGAGAGAAGAAGTTCCGTGCCACTCAAATTTGGGAATGGCTTTACCGTTCTCGTGTCCAATCTTTTGCGGAAATGACCAACTTGCCAAAATCTTTGATTGAAAAGTTGGAAGAACATTTTGTAGTTAATCCGCTCAAACAACGGATTGTACAGGAGTCTAAGGACGGTACTATCAAATACCTTTTTGAACTGCCAGATGGCATGTTGATTGAGACAGTTCTCATGCACCAGCACTATGGCCTTTCAGTCTGTGTAACGACACAAGTTGGCTGTAATATCGGCTGTACATTCTGTGCATCTGGATTGATTCCTAAGCAACGTGACTTGACTAGCGGTGAGATTGTGGCTCAGATTATGTTGGTACAAAAGTACTTGGATGAGCGCAATCAGAATGAGCGTGTTAGCCATATCGTTGTGATGGGGATTGGTGAACCGCTTGATAACTACGATAATGTTATGACCTTCTTGCGAGTGGTTAATGACGACAAGGGCTTGGCAATTGGTGCCCGTCACATCACGGTATCCACTTCTGGTTTGGCACCAAAAATCCGTGACTTTGCACGTGAAGGTGTCCAAGTAAACTTGGCAGTATCTCTACATGCGCCAAATAATGACCTTCGTTCGAGCATTATGCGGATCAACCGCCGTTATCCAATCGAGGTCTTGTTCGAGGCAATCGAAGACTATATCAAAGTGACCAACCGCCGTGTGACCTTTGAGTATATTATGCTCAATGAGGTCAACGATGGGGTTGAACAGGCGCAAGAGTTAGCTGATTTGACCAAGAACATCCGTAAATTGTCTTATATCAACTTGATTCCTTATAACCCAGTTAGTGAACATGACCAGTACAGTCGTTCAACCAAGGAACGTACTCTTGCTTTCTTTGATGTTTTGAAGAAAAATGGTGTTAATTGTGTCGTTCGTCAGGAACATGGTACTGATATTGATGCGGCATGTGGTCAGTTGCGCTCCAATACGCTCAAAAAAGACCGTGAAAAGGCACGTGCTCGCATCGCTGCAGCAAAAGCAAAGGCAGGTATTCGAGCATGAGAAAATTCTTCCAAGCAGATGGAAACTTGACCAAGCTAGGAAGACAGATTTGTAAGACCTTAGCTGGAGCCTATGCTCTGGCTATTGTCTTACTTTGTTTCCTACCACAGACTTGGTACCCACAGTATAAGGATTTCTCGACCCCAGGAATTATTCAAATTGGCCGTCTCTATCTTTTACCAACTCCTTTCAACAGCATCGTCAACGGGGACAAGGTAGATAGTTTGGCGGACCTAGGGTGGATTTTCTTGCAAAACATCACTAATATTTTTCTACTTTTTCCTCTGATTTTTCTTCTTTTGTTTCTTAGGGAAGAATGGCGGAGCCTTCGATCGGTGATTCGTTATAGTTTTTGTATCAGTCTTTTTATTGAATGCACACAGCTTCTGTTGGACCTCCTGATCGATGCTGGTCGGGTCTTTGAAGTTGATGATCTCTGGACTAATACATTAGGCGGTGTGTTGGCTTATACAACCTATAAAGTGTGGTGTAGATTCTGTCAAGGAAGAACGAAACAGTAGTTTTCAGCGTTTTCAGAGTTTTTAGAAAATTTTAAAAAACCTATTGACAATCTTGAGCAGATACCGTATAATCTCTTTAAATCAGAAGAAGTAATAAAGCAGAAGTCTTCAGGGAGCCTGTGGTACTGGGAACAGGTGGCGGAGTTTTATGAAATGGGCTGATGTGCATTTATGTCTATTTTATGACGTCGTTAGTCGGTCTTGCCGTACCATCAGTACTGCCTTCACCCGACTGCCTAGTCCTAAAATGCCCTAAATTCACAATGATTGTTTGCTGTAGCTTCTTTTGAGTAATCAGCCAAAACAGTCACACAAATGAACTTAAAACAATGATAGTTCGGTTGGCACACCTTACAGTGCAACTCCTTGTTAGAGGAGATGAGATATGGGAGGATTCTAGACAATTCCCATAAGTGAGGTGGCACCGTGTCATTGACGCCCTCGCAGGATGTTTTTTCCTGCGTGGGCTTTTTCATTGTCTTTGTAGATTGCTTTTATATTTTGTCACGTTCAGCTTGTCTAACTTGACTTATGTCTGGTCTTGGTCTCTTATCAAAAAAGTAATCTATTTCGATGATGATAGATATTACGAGGTAAGCAATATGAAACGATGGCGTAGCAATTTTTAATAAATGATGGATGTTGTTAGTAGAAAAATTTCAGAATAAAGGAAATAGAAAGAGGGAATTATATGACAGAAAAAGGTTATTTTGGGCAATTTGGTGGTAGTTTTGTACCAGAGCAAATTCAGGTTTTGCTGGATCAGTTGGAGGAAACGTTTGAACAGTACCGCAATGATCCAGAATTTTTGGCGGAATACCAAGCTTATCTGAAAGATTATGCTGGTCGTGAAACGCCATTGTATTTTGCGGAATCATTGACCAAGGAGCTTGGTGGAGCGAAAATCTATCTCAAACGGGAAGATTTGAATCACTTAGGCTCTCATAAGTTAAACAATGTGCTGGGGCAAATTTTGTTGGCGAAAAGAATGGGGAAAACTCGAGTGATTGCAGAAACTGGTGCTGGTCAACATGGGGTTGCGACTGCTGCTGTTGCGGCACGATTTGGTTTGGGCTGTGATGTTTATATGGGGGCAGAAGATGTCAAACGTCAACGGCTAAATGTTTTCCGAATGGAGATGATGGGGGCGCGTGTTCATGCTGTAACGGATGGAACGCAAACCTTGAAAGAGGCAGTAGATGCGGCATTCGGTGCATGGATGGTAGATTTAGATGCCTTCTATGTTTTGGGATCAGCAGTCGGTCCTCATCCCTATCCGACGATTGTCCATGAGTTTCAAAAGATTATTAGTCTAGAATCTTGCCGTCAGATTTTAGAAAAAGAAGGTCGTTTGCCAGACTACGTTATTGCCTGTGTGGGTGGCGGTTCCAATGCCATCGGTGCATTTTCTCAATATTTACCAGATGAGTCAGTCAAGCTTATCGGTGTAGAAGCTGCTGGTAAAGGAGTTGATACAGAACTGCATGCGGCGACCATGACGAAAGGAACAGTCGGTGTGGTTGATGGTATGAAGACTATCTCCCTTTTTGATGAGAATGGTGGAGTAGCGCCTGTATATTCCATTTCAGCAGGTTTGGATTATCCAGGTGTTGGCCCAGAACATGCCCACTATAAGGAAACTGGTCGTGTTAATTATGTCGCAGCAACAGATGATGAGGCTGTTAATGCCCTTTTGACCTTAAGTCGTACAGAAGGAATTCTTCCAGCCATTGAATCTTCTCATGCGATTGCAGAAGCTATTCGATTAGCACCACAACTAGATAAAGATAAAATCATTATTATCAATGTTTCCGGTCGAGGAGACAAGGATGTGGCGGCTATTGCGGATTATTTGGAGAGTAGATAAAAGAAATCCCCTGACGGTTGCTTATCGTCAGGGGTTATTTGTTATTTCCAAAAGTCATCAAAAATCGTGATTGGCAGGTGGCGTTTATGAGCAGTTTTGTTCCACCATCCTTCGATAATGGTTTGGGCTTGAGGATCGATGGTTTTACCTTCGAGATAGTCGTCGATTTGGTTATAGGTAACACCGAGAGCGACTTCATCAGCCAGACCTGGCTTGTCTTCTTCCAAGTCCGCAGTAGGGACTTTGAGGTAGAGTTTTTCATCTGCCCCCAGTTCAGCTAGAAGCTGTTTTCCTTGGCGTTTGTTGAGGCGGAAGAGGGGCAGGATATCTGCACCGCCGTCGCCGTGCTTGGTAAAGAAACCAGTGATATTTTCAGCTGCATGGTCGGTTCCGATAACCGCCCCCTTGCGTTCCCCAGCGATAGCGTATTGGGCAATCATGCGCATGCGGGCTTTAGCATTTCCCTTATTAAAATCAGACATAGCAAGCCCATTTGCATTGACTGCAGCCACCATGGCATCTGTTGATTCCTTGATGTTGATGGTTAAGCTGACATCTGGTTGAATAAAGGCTAGGGCTGCTTGGGCGTCGGACTCGTCAGCTTGCACGCCGTAAGGTAGGCGGATAGCGATAAATTGATAAGAATCGTCACCCGTTTCCGCCCGCATTTCTTCCATAGTCAGCTGGGCCAAACGACCAGCCAAGGTCGAGTCTTGTCCACCCGAAATTCCCAAGACATAGGTTTTCAAAAATGGGTGTTTTTTCAGGTAATCTTTGAGAAAGTCGATGGAGCGACGGATTTCTTCTTCGGGGTCAATGCTTGGCTTGACACCTAATTCTTTGATGATTGTTTCCTGTAGGGTCATAACATACCTTTCTTAGATGGATTTGGTCTGAGTTTGTTTGCGAATACGATTGATGAGGTTCATCTTATTATCCCAAACATCTTGTGCCAAGTCGACTGGATAGAGCTGTGGGTTGAGCACACGTTTGTATTCATCCCACAGCTTATCAAATTCTTGATTGGCATAGGTTTGAATTTCCGCTAGGCTTGGAAGTTCATAGACCTGTTTTCCTTTTTCGAAAATAGGAACTAGGAGAGGACGTGCATCAAAGTTCTCGATGGTTTTATTGATGTAGGTGTAGGTTGGATGGAACATATAGATGTTATCCATCTGTGTGACGTCAGTGTCCGCAAAGGTGATGTAGTCCCCCTCTGATTTCCCTTTTTCTTTGGAGGTGATGCGCCAAACCTGTTTCTTACCAGGAGTGGAGACTTTTTCCGCATTAGAAGACAGCTTGATGGTGTCACGCATATTTCCATCTTCATCTTCGATGGATACAATTTTGTAGACAGCCCCCAAGGCAGGTTGGTCATAAGCTGTAATTAGCTTAGTGCCCACTCCCCAGACATCAATTTTTGCCTTTTGCATTTTGAGGTTGAGGATGGTATTTTCATCCAGGTCATTAGATGCGTAAATCTTCGCATCTGTAAAACCTGCATCATCTAATTGTTGACGAACTTTCTTGGAAATATAGGCCATATCGCCTGAATCAATCCGAACCCCTTTGAAGTTAATCTTATCTCCCATTTCTTTGGCAACCTTGATGGCTGCTGGAACACCAATACGAAGCGTGTCATAGGTATCAACGAGGAAGACACAGTCATGATGGGTTTCAGCGTAGGCTTTGAAAGCCTTGTAATCATCTCCGTATGTTTGAACCAAGGCGTGGGCATGGGTACCAGCGACAGGGATGCCGAAGATTTTGCCAGCTCGAACATTGGAAGTCGCAGATGCTCCACCAATAAATGCTGCCCGTGTACCCCAGATAGCAGCATCCATTTCTTGGGCACGGCGAGTGCCAAATTCCATCAAGGGCTCATCTTCAATGACAGCCTTGATACGGCGAGCTTTTGTAGCAATTAGGGTTTGGTAGTTGACGATGTTTAAGAGGGCAGTTTCGATTAGTTGGCATTGTGCCAATGGTCCTTCGATTTGAAGAATGGGTTCGTTAGCGTAGACCAGATCGCCCTCCTTAGCCGAACGGACAGTGAGAGTCATTTCCAATTGGGACAAGTAATCAAGGAAATCCTGCGGATAACCTAGTTCTGTCAGATAGTCAATGTCTGTCTGGCTAAAGCTGAGATTGTTGAGGTAGTTTACAACGCGTTCCAAACCAGCAAATACAGCGTAGCCATTTTTAAAAGGTTGTGAACGGAAATAGACTTCGAATACAGCGTGTTTATTGTGGATGTTTTGGTCAAAATAGATCTGCATCATGTTGATTTGATAAAGGTCGGTATGCAGGGTTAAACTGTCATCCTTAAATAGTGTCATAACGTTTCTCCTTTTGCCTTCCGATCAAGGAGGCACTCCAATTATTTTGATGGAGTTGAACTCTAATATGCCTTCTATTATAACAAAAAAATCGAGAAAAACTCGATTTAGAGAGTGATATTGATGACTAGACTGGCTAAAAATAGAAAAGGAACATAAGGGAGGGATTTTGGTTTAAAGATAAAAAAGATTGCCAGTCCAATGATGGAACTAAGCTGAATAATCCAGAGAATTTCTGTAAAGCCAAACAAAAGAGACAGACTTGCCAGATAGAGAAAGTCACCAGAACCGATATTGAGTTGCCATTTTTCAGTCAGATAGGCTAG is part of the Streptococcus suis genome and harbors:
- the rlmN gene encoding 23S rRNA (adenine(2503)-C(2))-methyltransferase RlmN, which translates into the protein MKPSIYAFSQANLVDWILENGEKKFRATQIWEWLYRSRVQSFAEMTNLPKSLIEKLEEHFVVNPLKQRIVQESKDGTIKYLFELPDGMLIETVLMHQHYGLSVCVTTQVGCNIGCTFCASGLIPKQRDLTSGEIVAQIMLVQKYLDERNQNERVSHIVVMGIGEPLDNYDNVMTFLRVVNDDKGLAIGARHITVSTSGLAPKIRDFAREGVQVNLAVSLHAPNNDLRSSIMRINRRYPIEVLFEAIEDYIKVTNRRVTFEYIMLNEVNDGVEQAQELADLTKNIRKLSYINLIPYNPVSEHDQYSRSTKERTLAFFDVLKKNGVNCVVRQEHGTDIDAACGQLRSNTLKKDREKARARIAAAKAKAGIRA
- a CDS encoding YqgQ family protein, with the translated sequence MKRLYDVQQLLKRFGIIIYMGNRLYDIEMMQIELNRVYQAGLLDRLDYMEAELVLRREHRLELEYQKSRENE
- a CDS encoding rhodanese-like domain-containing protein produces the protein METFWVFLVFLAVLGAWMGFNYWRLRRAATVIDNAEFAEKIHGGQLIDLRDPSEFNRKHILGARNIPYQQLRQSTAALRKDRPVLIYENDCGQLVTPAAFHLKKQGFNEIYILSYGLNGWNGKVKTTK
- a CDS encoding nicotinate phosphoribosyltransferase gives rise to the protein MTLFKDDSLTLHTDLYQINMMQIYFDQNIHNKHAVFEVYFRSQPFKNGYAVFAGLERVVNYLNNLSFSQTDIDYLTELGYPQDFLDYLSQLEMTLTVRSAKEGDLVYANEPILQIEGPLAQCQLIETALLNIVNYQTLIATKARRIKAVIEDEPLMEFGTRRAQEMDAAIWGTRAAFIGGASATSNVRAGKIFGIPVAGTHAHALVQTYGDDYKAFKAYAETHHDCVFLVDTYDTLRIGVPAAIKVAKEMGDKINFKGVRIDSGDMAYISKKVRQQLDDAGFTDAKIYASNDLDENTILNLKMQKAKIDVWGVGTKLITAYDQPALGAVYKIVSIEDEDGNMRDTIKLSSNAEKVSTPGKKQVWRITSKEKGKSEGDYITFADTDVTQMDNIYMFHPTYTYINKTIENFDARPLLVPIFEKGKQVYELPSLAEIQTYANQEFDKLWDEYKRVLNPQLYPVDLAQDVWDNKMNLINRIRKQTQTKSI
- a CDS encoding SepM family pheromone-processing serine protease, which encodes MKKNRKLTLIASIVLGTLLIWFAVFVRLPYYLESPGGAADIRQVLTVNNQIDQEDGSYNFTYVSVQQATALQLFAAQFDPYTTIRSSEEMTGGADNEEYFRIAQFYMETSQNMAKYQGLTLAGKEVNLDFFGVYVLALADDSTFKKVLNIADTVVSINGKTFESSPDLIKYVSGLELGSDVTVGYISAGQEKSADGKIIKLSNGKNGIGITLVDHTEVQSSIPIDFQTGDIGGPSAGLMFTLAIYTQLAEPDLRDGRIIAGTGTIEQDGKVGDIGGADKKVISAAKSGASIFFVPNNPVDVEVLKEDPKAKTNYEEAKEAAEKAGLDIEVVPVKTVQEAIDYLKKTKGE
- a CDS encoding YutD family protein; this translates as MKKEISPEMYNYNKYPGPSFARVGDKVVSENIELDLLEDYKNAFDQTIFGQRFSQLMLKFDYIVGDWGNEQLRLRGFYTDDKNVKSDLKISRLDDYLTEYCNFGCAYFVLANPNPQDLPAEEEDRPRRKRSRSRNRNRNQQRTEPIAPKENKSNRNDRQKKGKQQNKQSEQRHFTMKNAGVKASQTERSQKRERKQSKREMNEVKRNFVIRQK
- the trpB gene encoding tryptophan synthase subunit beta is translated as MTEKGYFGQFGGSFVPEQIQVLLDQLEETFEQYRNDPEFLAEYQAYLKDYAGRETPLYFAESLTKELGGAKIYLKREDLNHLGSHKLNNVLGQILLAKRMGKTRVIAETGAGQHGVATAAVAARFGLGCDVYMGAEDVKRQRLNVFRMEMMGARVHAVTDGTQTLKEAVDAAFGAWMVDLDAFYVLGSAVGPHPYPTIVHEFQKIISLESCRQILEKEGRLPDYVIACVGGGSNAIGAFSQYLPDESVKLIGVEAAGKGVDTELHAATMTKGTVGVVDGMKTISLFDENGGVAPVYSISAGLDYPGVGPEHAHYKETGRVNYVAATDDEAVNALLTLSRTEGILPAIESSHAIAEAIRLAPQLDKDKIIIINVSGRGDKDVAAIADYLESR
- the nadE gene encoding ammonia-dependent NAD(+) synthetase, yielding MTLQETIIKELGVKPSIDPEEEIRRSIDFLKDYLKKHPFLKTYVLGISGGQDSTLAGRLAQLTMEEMRAETGDDSYQFIAIRLPYGVQADESDAQAALAFIQPDVSLTINIKESTDAMVAAVNANGLAMSDFNKGNAKARMRMIAQYAIAGERKGAVIGTDHAAENITGFFTKHGDGGADILPLFRLNKRQGKQLLAELGADEKLYLKVPTADLEEDKPGLADEVALGVTYNQIDDYLEGKTIDPQAQTIIEGWWNKTAHKRHLPITIFDDFWK
- the coaD gene encoding pantetheine-phosphate adenylyltransferase — encoded protein: MSDKIGLFTGSFDPITNGHLDLIERASGLFDKLYVGVFTNPKKAGLLTGLERKAILEKLFVGMENIEVVLSENELVVDVAKRYGVTHLVRGLRNATDLEYESSFDFYNRQLAPDLETIYLIAKPELKFVSSSQVRELLYFKQDIGPYVPEIVSEEIRKNEEK
- the rsmD gene encoding 16S rRNA (guanine(966)-N(2))-methyltransferase RsmD; the protein is MRIVSGSYGGRPLKTLDGKTTRPTSDKVRGAMFNMIGPYFEGGRVLDLYAGSGGLSIEAISRGMESAVLVERDRRAQAIIRENIAMTKEADKFQLLAMEARQALNSVEGPFDLVFLDPPYAEQEIEDVITELCRRDLLADDVMVVCETDKAVSLPEEIAELGIWKEKFYGISKVTVYVR
- a CDS encoding VanZ family protein, translating into MRKFFQADGNLTKLGRQICKTLAGAYALAIVLLCFLPQTWYPQYKDFSTPGIIQIGRLYLLPTPFNSIVNGDKVDSLADLGWIFLQNITNIFLLFPLIFLLLFLREEWRSLRSVIRYSFCISLFIECTQLLLDLLIDAGRVFEVDDLWTNTLGGVLAYTTYKVWCRFCQGRTKQ